Part of the Gramella sp. Hel_I_59 genome, AAGACTAAGTTCAGACCCATATTCAGTTTTCTGTATATCTACGATGAGATCACATTGATTCTCTACTTTTAGATTCACACCATCTGTGGCAGAACTACTGAATGATACCAGTAACATGAATGCTACTACGAACTTGTTGATTGTGTTTTTCATAATCTAAGGTTTTAAGTTATACTTGGATTAACTGATGTAAACTTACCCTAGATCTACCTCGTAAAGTAGCGTTAGATGATCCAGTTTCTGTACTCAATTACCTTGACAAAATCCATTTCAAACGTTATCGCTTAATCCAGCACATATAATTGCTAATTTTGTAATACAAGCAATTACTATTCAGGTGTAATTTTAGATGAAATCTCGATATTATGAATACAACATCGAAACCAAGGCTGGAAAGAATAGAACCTGGATTTGGGAGTTCATTTTCATATAGAACACATAATAAATTCCAGGTTGGTTCGAAAAATACCTTTTGGCACTATCATCCGGAGGTCGAACTGGTTTACGTGAATGGCGGCTGCGGAAAGCGGCAGATAGGAAGTCATATATCTTATTACAGGAATGGAGATCTTATATTAATTGGATCGCTTCTCCCCCATTGTGCGTTTACCGATGGACTCACCAATCATCATTGTGAAACAGTGATACAGTTTAGAAATGATTTTCTTGGCAATGAATTTTTGGAAGCGCCTGAAATGTCACGAATCCAGAACCTGCTCGAGAGAGCAAAAAAAGGAATTGTTTTTCATGGTGACACTAAGCGTCATATAGGAGCTACTATTGAATCCTTACGAGAGCTCAATCCTTTCCAGAAATTACTCGGACTACTGGAAGTTTTAAATTCTCTTGAAAAAACTGATGATTATACGATTTTAAATGCTGAAGGTTTTTTGCTGGAAACTAACTTACAGGATAATGACAGGATCAATATCATTTTTAATTTTGTAAAAGAGCACTTCCAGAGACCAATTAGCTTAAAGGAGATCAGCGATAAGGTTAGTATGACCAACCCGGCATTCTGCAGATATTTTAAAAGAATTACCGGAAAAACTTTTACTCAGTTTGTGAACGAGTACAGACTTGCACATTCAGCTAAACTATTACACGAAAGACAGATTAGCATAACCGATGTTTGCTTTGAAAGTGGTTTTAATAATTTTAGTCATTTCAACAAACAATTCAAGGCATTTACAGGGAGGTCACCTTCAGTCTATAGAAGTGAATTAAAATTTAGCGTAACATAAAAAAACCCGCCATTCGGCGGGTTTGTATTTTATAAATTGATCTTTAATCGTGATGCATAAAACTTTGTTTCTGAAGTAATATTTCTTCAGATTCAACATGCTCATCATCTGGAACACAACAATCTACTGGACAAACTGCCGCACATTGTGGTTCTTCGTGAAAACCTTTACATTCGGTACATTTATCTGGTACTATATAGTAAATCTCGTCGCTTATTGGTTCCTGAGCTTCATTAGCGTTGGCCTCTTTCCCTCCGGGAAGTACCACATCACCTTCTAGATCGGTTCCATCTGCATATCTCCAGTCATCTGCACCTTCGTAAATTGCCGTGTTAGGACACTCTGGTTCACATGCACCGCAGTTTATACATTCATCGGTTATTACAATTGCCATAGCTCTGTTTTTATTGGTAAATTTAAGTACTGAGCGAAAAAAGACCTGAGCTTTTAGAGAAAATTATGGTTAATAGCTTCGGAAACTTTAATTTCGCTTCACAAATTTAAGATAGGCCACCCTCATAACCAAATATGAACATGACAATCGAAGAGCATACTTCAAACCTTGTTGCATTAGGAAAATTTTTAGGTCAGTTTCAGATCGATGGAATTCGAAAACATCCGGATTTTCCAGAATTAGATGAGCTTACTAACGAAATGCATGAGAAGATCGATGCTTCCATTCATCGTAACGGATGGTTTACCCGGGAAAATATTGTATTCTCACTTCAGCAGTGGAGTGAAGCCTTAAAATTCGATAATATTAAAAAATGGATAGGTCGCTATGATCTTTCCAATTCTGGTGGAAAAAAAATTGGGATTGTCATGGCTGGAAATATTCCTCTGGTTGGTTTCCATGATTTTATTTCCACGATCATCTGTGATCATAATATTCAAATAAAGCAATCCTCCAGTGATGAGCTGTTACTACCTCTTATCGCTCGATTCCTTATCGAGCAGAATTCAGAATATAAGAACCGTATAGAATTCACCAAAGGGAAACTAGAGAACTTTGATGCAGTGATCGCCACCGGGAGCGATAATACTGCAAGATATTTTGAATATTATTTCAAAGGAAAACCAAGCATTGTTCGCAAAAACAGAAATTCTATAGCTATCCTTACTGGTAATGAGTCTAAAGAGGAACTCGAGGCTTTAAGTAAAGACATCTTTCTTTATTATGGTTTGGGATGTCGTAACGTATCTAAATTATATGTTCCTGAAGGATATGATTTTGACCAGTTCTTCAAGGCAATGTATTCCTGGAATCCTATTATCAACGAAAATAAATATGCCAATAACTATGATTACAACAAGGCAGTATATTTAATGAGTGAATATAAGATCCTTGATAATGGTTTTCTAATGCTGAAAGAGGATGAAAGTTTTGGTTCTCCTATTGCAACAGTCTTTTACCAAACCTACAAGGATGAGGATAACCTGAAAGAAGTTCTAGAATCCAATTCCGAAAAATTGCAGTGTGTAGTCAGGAAAGATCCTAAGTCTAATGAAGTTCCATTTGGTAAAACACAACAACCAGAACTTTGGGATTATGCAGATAATATTGATACTATAGAATTCCTAAGTAAACTTTAATCTTATCATTTCGATAACAGCAAAGACCTTCGAAATTTGGCATCTTTGTGAATACACACTAATAATACACATCCATGAAAAAGCATAATTTCAGCGCAGGTCCATGCATATTACCACAGGAAGTATTCCAGGAAGCTTCTCAGGCGATTCTGGATTTTAATAACTCAGGTCTTTCGATATTAGAAATTTCTCATCGTAGTGCAGATTTTGTATCGGTAATGGAAGAAGCCCAGAATCTGGCTCTTGAACTTCTGGGTTTACAGGATAAAGGTTATAAAGCACTATTTCTCCAGGGAGGCGCGAGTATGCAATTTTTAATGACCGCTTATAATTTACTGAATAACAAGGCGGCCTATCTAAACACAGGTACATGGTCATCTAAAGCGATCAAGGAAGCTAAATTATTTGGTGAGGTGATCGAAGTAGCATCCTCAAAGGACAAGAACTTTAATTATATTCCGAAGAATTATTCAATTCCAGAAGATGCAAATTATTTTCACTGCACCAGTAACAATACGATTTTTGGAACACAGATGAAGGAATTTCCAAAAACTGATGTTCCCAGCGTCTGTGATATGAGTAGTGATATATTTTCAAGACAACTTAATTTTGAAGATTTTGACCTTATTTATGCCGGAGCCCAGAAAAATATGGGACCAGCCGGAACTGTTCTTGTCGTTGTAAAAGAAAGCATTTTAGGCAAAGTTGACCGTAAGATCCCAAGCATGTTGGATTATCAGGTACATATCTCCAAGGATAGTATGTTCAATACACCTCCTGTTTATGCAGTATATGTTTCTATGCTTACCATGCGATGGATCAAAAAGAACGGTGGTATCGCTGCTATGGAGAAAAGAAATGCAGAGAAAGCAGCTCTTTTATATAACGAAATTGATCGTAATTCTTTATTCGAAGGTTTCGCCGCTAAAGAAGACAGGTCACCTATGAACCCTACCTTTAACCTTAAAGATGAGGCTCATAAAGATCAATTCGATAAAATGTGGAAAGATGCTGGTGTGAATGGTCTTAGCGGACATAGAAGTGTTGGCGGATACAGAGCATCCATGTACAATGCATTATCAATAGAAAGTGTGCAGGTAGTAGTAGATCTCATGCAGAAATTAGTGAAAGAAATAAACTAATCCAGACATAAATTAGAATGAAAGTATTAGCAAATGACGGATTATCTCAAAGTGGTGTACAACTATTAAAGGATGCCGGCTTTGAAGTTATCATTAAAAAAGTTGCCCAGGATCAACTGGAGGATTACTTAAAAAGTAATGGAATTAGCGTTCTTCTTGTACGCAGTGCAACAGAGGTTCGCAAGAATATTATAGATAATTGTATACATCTAAAGGTTATTGGACGCGGTGGTGTTGGCATGGATAATATCGATGTGGAATACGCGCTTAGTAAAGGTATCTCTGTGATAAATACACCGGAAGCTTCTTCAGCTTCTGTGGCAGAGCTTGTTTTTGCTCACCTTTTTGGAGGTGCCAGAAAATTGCATGATTCCAATAGAAATATGCCTTTGGAAGGAGATTCAAGATTTAAGGATCTTAAAAAATCTTATGCTGGTGGATCTGAATTGCGTGGCAAAACACTTGGAATTATAGGTCTGGGAAGAATTGGTCGTGAAGTAGCTAAAATTGCTTTGGGAGTTGGAATGCGTGTGGTTGCCAGCGATAAGGAAGTGGGAGAAACCGAGATCACACTGGAGTTCTACAATGACCAGAAGGTTACAATTCCTATCAAGACTGAACCCGTAGAGCAACTAATAGAGCATGCAGATTTTATAAGTTTACATGTTCCCGCACAGTCTAAGCCAATTATTGGTAAAGCTGAATTTGATAAGATGAAAAATGGTGTGGGAATTATTAACACCGCTCGTGGTGGGATTCTAGATGAAGAAGCGCTCCTGGTAGCGATCGAAGAAGAAAAAGTTTCTTTTGCTGCTTTAGATACTTTTGAGAACGAACCTTCACCAGCCATAAAATTATTGATGAACGAAAGTATTTCTCTAAGTCCGCATATTGGTGCTGCTACTAGTGAAGCTCAGGAAAGAATTGGAGAAGAATTGGCACATCAAATTATCAATATCTTTAAAAAATAAAAGTCAATGGCAAACATTCTGGACCTTTTCAAAATTTCATCGGGTAAGGAGCTCATCCAAAACACTCGTAAGGAACTTAACCTGGACGAAGACTTGGTTCTGCAAATTTTTGCATCCCTATTGCCATGGAGTATTTCAAAAGTCGATCATTCTACTTCCAGCAAATCGGATGCAAAATTTAGTGATTTGAAGTTTGCAGATTTATTGTCGGAAAGTTCTATTATCTCTGCGGAAGATAAAAAGCTAATCAACTCATTCCTGGAAAATGCATTTAAGATAGAGGCTAATAATTCAGTAAAATTCACAATCATTGCTGAAAACATTACAGTTTCAATCATTTCTGAAATCCAATCCATAAACGGCAAATTGGAGCTAACTGAAATTAAAAGAACTTTATTAGGTGCTTCTAAAAAAGCTTCAGAAGAATTTGTAAAAGTAATTACGAGCGGAGCAAATGATTCCGCAGATCTTATCAAACCTGCAGGAAGAATTGCTCTGGAGGATAAAGACTCTTCCGAAGATAGCATTTTAGGAGGATTTACAGGAGGGAAATAGGGAACACTTATTGCTGCTAATTAAATTGTTATGAAGAATCTAATTTACATTTGCCTACTGGCCTTATTTGTTTACAGTTGTGGCTCCGGGAGATCCAGAGATCTCAAGGGTAAGGATGCAACTAATGATACTGTTCGTATAGCTAATGATAGTCTCGAATATGAAATTATTATCATTGAACCCGGATTCAATCTGTTCATCAATTCATATGCTCGACCTAGAGGATATCATACGCAGTCTTATCTGGAAAATAAAAACCAGTTCCTGGTAACTGAATACAATACGAGGGTTATGCAGCCACAAACCTACGATCCCAATTTATATATCAATCAAATAAACTACGATTCCAATACAGATTATGGGTATGAGGTAAATTATTTGCTGTACAATTATTTTGTTTTTTTCAGCAGGCATTACAACCAACGATTTAGTGTTCCTACACGAATTTGATTTTTTAAGCAAAATCGTATATTTGCCGTATGAAAAAACTGAAGGCTAGATGGGGAATTGATGATAACTGGCAGCTCTTCGTTATATTGCTGGTATTTGCCATTACGGGCTCTTCCTCTGCGAAAATTGCCGGTCCGCTCTGTGAATTTCTTGGAATCACTTCTGAAACTACACACTGGAGCATTTACTGGACACTTCGAATTTTGTTGATCTTTCCAATATACCAGGTTTTACTGGTAAGTTTTGGTTGGATATTTGGTCAGTTTCAATTTTTCTGGGCTTTCGAAAAGAAAATGTTGAGCAGGCTGGGTCTTGCTAAAATTTTCAATGCTTAATATGACTTTACTGAAGAACATACTCTTACTTTTTACGGCGGTACTCATACTGCTTCCTACTGGAGTGAGTTTTTCCCATATTTTTGCAGATCATGGACATAAATTATGTGATAATTATGCAGATGAGCATTATCATGATAAATCTTTGGATTGTGAACTTCATAAGTTTCAAAAAAATCCAATAATATCACTGGACTTCCAGAGTTTTCAATTTGCTGAGGTTTTCTATACCTCTACTCTCACCTACGATTATTATCGATTTTTAAATGATTACGAACCATTGTGCTATGAGCTACGTGGTCCGCCTGCTTTATCTATTACAGGATAATTCAATAATAATCATTTAAAATATTTCAATGCGTAACACAATGTTATTGACGCTGCTATTGGCAGTGCAGTCTATTATATATGGACAAAATTCCCTGAGCGGAAAAATCACCGATCAGGATACTCAAGAACCAGTTCTTAGTGCAAACATCTATTTCCCTGCTCTTGAAAGAGGGACGATGACAGATCTTGATGGTAATTTTAAAATATCAGATCTGCCAAGCGGTAATTTTAAAATGGTGATATCCTCAATAGGATACGCCAGTTATACACAAGATGTGGTTCTACCTTCTCAGGATATTACCATTACATTAAAACCTTCAGCCATAGAGATGGAGGAGGTTATAGTATCTACTCCTTTTCACCAATTACAAAGCGATAATGTAATGAAGGTGGAACGCGAAAGTGTTTCTGAACTTTCTAAAAATGGAGCTGTAAACCTATCCGAAGGAATTACTCAAATATCAGGAGTTGAAAATCTAACGACTGGATTGGGTATTGGAAAACCAGTAATTAGAGGACTTAGTTCCAATCGTGTGCTTGTTTATACTCAGGGAGTTCGTTTAGAGAATCAGCAATATGGCGATGAGCATGGCCTGGGAATTAGTTCAAAAGGAATTGCTAGCGTGGAAGTGATAAAAGGCCCTGCCTCTTTACTCTACGGAAGTGATGCGATTGGTGGAGTTTTATATTTGAATCCTGAAAGATATGCAAATGAAAACAGCACCAAAGCCAGCCTAGAGTCAGATTATTTTACAAATACTCTAGGGTATCAAACCAGTTTAATGGCTTCTACTGCTGGTGATCGATTAAAGTTTATTGCCCGCGGAAGTTATGCGGCTAATAGTGATTATGAAACAGGAGATGGAGAAAGAGTTACCAATACTCGTTTCAATGAGAAGGATATTAAAGCTGGAATTGGTTTCCAGAACAGTGTTTATAAAGGAGATCTACGTTATAACTTTAATAATTCTAAAATTGGTATTCCGGAAGAATTGGGTGTTCAATCTACTAACAAAGAACCACTTCTACCCTACCAGAATATTGACAACCATATTCTGAGTCTTGATAACAAGTTCTATCTGAATAATTCCAGTATTGACCTTAAAATTGGTTACCAGTACAACGATCGCCAGGAATTTGAAGACCATCATCATCATGACGATCATGAAGGTGAAGAGCATGAAGGCGAAGAGCATGAACATGAGGAACATGAAGGCGAAGAGCATGAACATGAGGAACATGAAGGTGATGAACCAGCTTTAGAAATGCATTTGGAAACTTTGAACTATAATCTAAAATACAATTTCCCTAAGTTCGATAACCTTGACGTTATTGCTGGAGTACAGGGAATGTGGCAAAGCAACGAGAATTTTGGTGAGGAAATTCTAATACCTGATGCGACAACTACTGACTTTGGTGTATTCGCCACTGCTCATTATCACTTACCACGAATTGACTTTCAAGGAGGAATTCGATATGATAATAGGTCTATTGAAACAGAATCCTATATCGCAGAGGACGGAGATATATTAGATGAAGTAGATCGACAGTTCAATAGCTTTAATGGAGCTCTAGGAGCAAAATTTGATATTACCGATAATCTTACCACCAGGTTAAATCTTGCCAGTGGATTCAGGGCGCCTAATTTATCTGAACTAACCTCTAATGGTTCTCATAATGGTGCTAACAGATATGAGATTGGTAATCCTGATCTTGATAATGAACAGAACTTCCAGATCGACCTCGCCCTTGAGTGGAGAAATCAACATTTCGAAGCTTTTGTTAATGGGTTTTCGAATAATGTAAGTGACTATATATTTATAAGTCCGTCGGGAGAAATTATAGATGATGAGAACGTATTTCGTTATCAGCAAGATGATGCCAAATTGTATGGTGGTGAAATAGGTATCCACCTTCACCCGCATCCACTAGACTGGCTTCACCTGGAAAGTAGCTTTGAAACAGTTACTGGGAAACTGGATAATGATGATTACCTTCCATTAATTCCAGCTAATTCACTCACTAACACCTTTAGAGTTGAGTTTGAAAAAGGTAAGTTATTATCGGGTTCGTATAGCTTTATAACACTAAAGAATGTGTTTGATCAGGAAAATCCTGGCAGTTTTGAAACCCGAACTGGTGGTTATAGCCTGGTGAATCTTGGTGCTGGAACTGAGCTTAGAACGAACAGCGCATTATTCGAATTGCGACTTAGTGTAAACAATCTATTTGATAAGGATTATTTCTCACACCTGTCCCGTTTAAAGAATGATGGCATTTCGAATGTTGGGAGAAACATAATGCTTTCAGCTAATATTCATATCTAATTAAAAAGGGCTACTGAAATCAGTAGCCCTTTTTAATTTTTATCTGGTAAAATCTAGTAGCTCTCTACTTCGATCACCTGTGGTTGCATCATAGGTTCCTTCTTCCAGACATAAGTATAAAGATACATTAGTGTAAACGTCGGAATTATATCAGTTCCCGGAAGAATCTCTTCAATGAACACGAGTACGGAGGCTAATTTACCTTTTCTCCCCGGATACATATCTCTCATCTTTTTAGCAGCATATGGCGCCCAGAGTAAATCAAGAAATGGACCTACAAATGGAATTGCAACAGTTGCCATTCCTACAAGGTCATATACCAGACCCTTTGCAAATAATTTATTTTTAAATAGCTTCATGTTTTTTGGTTTTGACTACATAGAAGCAAATAAAGTGCCAAATCTATTTAAGGTCTGAGCTTATAAGCTTAAGGAACTCATTCCTGGTTTCAATTTCTTTGAACTGTCCACGGAAACCCGAGGTGGTTGTTGCACTATTCTGCTTCTGCACTCCGCGCATCATCATGCACATATGGACGGCTTCGATCACCACAGCTACTCCCTGAGGTTGCAATGTCTTGTTCAAACATTCCAGAATATCATGGGTTAGTCTTTCCTGTACCTGTAATCTTCTAGCAAAAACATCCACGACTCTAGGAAGCTTACTCAATCCTACTATTTTTCCATTAGGAATATATGCTATATGAGCTTTTCCGAAGAATGGCAGCATATGATGTTCACAAAGAGAATACAGCTCTATATCCTTCACCACGACCATTTCATCATAATCTTCTGAGAACATCGCTTTTTTCAGGATCCTTTCCGCATCCATTTCATATCCCTGAGTTAAAAATTGCATTGCTTTTGCAGCTCTTTCAGGAGTTTTTACGATTCCTTCACGTTCAGGGTTTTCCCCTACGCCCACTATGATATCCTCGAAACTCTGTTTCATTTTACCAGTAACCTCCTGGTTGTATTCTTCAAAAAATTTATATGCCATGATCGTTAGTTTGCTTCAGCTTATCTGAAAAATACTTTTTCAGTTTTGTTATTTTCGGGTCAATTATAAACTGGCAATATGGTTGTTGCCTGTGTTGATTGTAAAAATCCTGATGTTCCTGTTCTGCAACATAAAAAGCGGAAGCTTCAGTTACTTCGGTAACGATAGGATCATCAAACGCGTTTTCTTCTTCAATTACCTCTATGGTTTTTCTCGCTATCTTCTCCTGCTCTTCATCATGAAAGAAAATCGCACTTCTATATTGGGTTCCCACATCATTCTGTTGCCTGTTGAGCGTAGTTGGATCATGAGTTGCAAAAAACACCAATAGTAATTCGTTGTATGCAATCTTATCTGGATCGTATGTAATCTGTATTGCTTCAGCATGACCAGTGCGACCTGTAATGATCTCTCTATAGGCGGGATTCTTGATCACACCACCTGTAAAACCTGATACCACTTTTTCTACTCCATTCAATCTCTGAAAAACAGCCTCTGTACACCAGAAACATCCACCGGCAAGGGTCGCTTTCTTCAAATTATCTTCATTCATAACCTGCAATATAATTTTTGTTTATCAAATTTAAGGTCTAATTAAACAAGAAATGCCTCGTTTAACGGGAATTTAATGAAAAACTTTGCCGATAAAGATTTAGCATATACTTTTACGTAAATATCAATATTGAACATTCATCAATAAATGTCGAAAAATTACTGGCTGCTTTTCATTATTATCATCAATTGCAGCATTTTATCCTCACAAAATTTAGAAACCAGGAAAAATTACGAAGCGACTCGTATACAGGAAGCTCCAAAGATCGATGGACTAGCTTCAGAAGATGTATGGAAGAAAGCAACTCTTGCTGAAAATTTTGTAATGGTTGAACCTGGAGATGGTACTCCAATTCCCGAATCTCACGCTACAGAAGTCAAGATCCTATATGATGATCTTGCGATCTATATCGCTGCGACCATGAAGGAAAAAGATCCTGATAAAACAATCAGGCAATTTACTCAGCGGGATAATCTTCAGCAATCTGAATATTTTTTGATGGACATCAACACTTATGATGACGGTGAAAACCAGACCAGGTTCATCGTTACTTCCGCCGGAACACAGGCTGATGCCCGAATCACTGGATCTCAGGAAGATTATGGTTACAATGTGGTATGGGAGTCAGCAGTTTCTCAGGATGAAAATGGTTGGTATTTGGAGATGAAGATCCCCTATTCAGCATTGAGATTTCCGGAAACTGAAAAACAAAGATGGGGCCTGCAATTTTCACGTGAGATCACGCATAGAAATGAGACCTATGTCTGGAACTATATAAATAAGTCGGTAGGACAAATGGCACAGTACACAGGTTTGCTTACTGGAATCAATAACATTGAGCCACCTGTTCGCCTGAGTTTATACCCTTATATACAATCTGCTTTTGATTCTTTTGACGGCAGTGATGATTTTAGTTTCAATGCTGGGATGGATCTAAAATATGGTATTAATGATTCCTTTACTTTAGATATGACCTTAGTACCAGACTTCGGACAGACAGCTTATGACGAAGTAGAATTGAATCTGGGTCCTTTTGAACAGATCTTTGGTGAGAACCGTGCTTTCTTTACTGAAGGAACTGAGCTTTTTAATAAAGGAAATTTATTTTATTCCAGAAGAGTTGGGAGTACTCCTATTGGTTTTAACGCTGCTCAAACCAACAGACTTGATAGTGAGGAAATTCTTGAAAACCCAAGCAGAACAGATCTTATTAATGCACTGAAGGTTTCCGGAAGAACAGACCGCGGTTTAGGAATCGGAGTCTTTAATGCTATTACCAGCGAAGCAAAAGCAGTTTATCGTGACACTATAACTGGAAATACTAGATCTAAGATCACCGAGCCTCTTGCCAATTATAATATTGTAGTTTTGGATCAAAGGTTTAATAAAAACTCTTCAATAACACTAATTAATACAAATGTTACACGAGATGGCAACTTCAGAGATGGAAATGTAACAGGCTTTCTGTTTGATATTTACAACAAGGCGAACAGTTTTAATGTTGAAGGCCAGGCAAAGATGAGTAACGTTAATCTTCCTGGCCAGAATCTTACTGGTTTTGCCTCCTATTTCGCAGCACGTCGTACGAAAGGAAACTTCAGGTATAGAATTGCTCACGAGTTCGCGAACGAGACTTTCGACATTAACGACCTTGGCATCAACTTTACGAACAATTATAACAACATCTTCTGGGGCACCTCCTACCAGATCTTTGAACCACAGGGTAATTTCAATAATTTTCAAATTAGTCTGTACGGCCAGCACCGTAGAAGATATAAACCAGACAAGACCATTAATACAGGGATGGGCGGAGATTTTTTTGCGATGACCCGCGAACGTTTTGCGTTTGGAGGGGCCCTGGATTTTAATTCTAAGTTTAGAGATTATTTTGAAACCAGGGCAGTTGATACATATGTTACCTACAAACCTTTTGCAAGTTCCAGATTTTTTATATCCTCAGATTACCGGAAGAAATTTGCAATTGACTCCAGGATCTATGTGGAAGAATATTTTGATACAGATTATGCTTATTACGGTTTAAGCATTGAACCAAGATTCAGATTTAGTGACAGGTTTAATATGGTTTATGAGTTTGATTATGGATTGCAAAAAGAGCGACCTAGTTTCGTAAACAAAGTAAATGACAATATCATCTTCGGAATAAGAGATCAGAAAACCTTGGAAAATTCAGTAAGAGCGAATTACAATTTTAATACAAAACAAGGTTTGAGTTTAAGCGCGAGACAATTCTGGTCCACGGCAAGTTTTGGTGATAACTCTTATCTTAAATTGATCGCAGATGGTGAACTTGAAGCTACAAATTATGACACCAATACTTTAAGAGATCCAGACGCTAACTTTAATATCTGGAATCTAGATCTAAGCTACCGCTGGCAGTTTGCGCCCGGTAGTGAAGCCGTGCTCCTGTATCGAAATTCGATCTTTAATGAAGATAAACTGAGTGAACTCAATTATTCAGATAGCCTGGACAATTTATTTTCAAAACCTGCCCGGCACAATTTAAGCCTCAGGGTCGTTTATTTTATAGATTATAATAACCTCCGAAACATATTCCGCAGTTAACTTGGGGAATGCCTGCAATTTGGCTAATTTCGGAATGTCTATTTCGCATTCATGATAATCGCAAAGAACATACATAAATATTACGGGGATCTGCACGTATTGAAGTCGGTAGACCTGCATATCAAGAAGAAAGAAATCGTTTCGATCGTTGGAGCTTCAGGTGCGGGAAAAACCACATTGTTGCAAATCCTGGGTACTCTGGACAAACCGGGAAAGGATAAAAATTCAGAACTTCTTATTAATGGAACTGATATCTACGGACTCAAATCCAGAGAACTTTCTAAATTCCGAAACAAATATATAGGATTTATCTTTCAGTTTCACCAGTTACTTCCAGAATTTACGGCATTAGAAAATATATGTATCCCAGCATTTATTCATAAAACTCCGAAAAAAGAGGCTGAAGATCGCGCTATGGAATTACTTGAATTTCTTGGTCTTAAAAATAGGGCTTCACATAAACCTGGAGAATTGAGTGGTGGAGAACAGCAGAGAATCGCGGTAGCCAGAAGTCTTATTAATAACCCTGCAGTCATTTTTGCTGATGAACCATCAGGAAACCTGGATTCAGAATCTGCGGAAAATCTTCACCAGTTATTTTTCAGACTCAGAGATGAATTTGATCAAACTTTTGTGATCGTTACACATAATGAAGAACTGGCGAATATGGCAGATAGAAAACTTACGATGGTAGATGGTAAAATTGCTCCTGAAATAAAAAACAGTATTTGAAGAAGGCAGAGTTAAAAGAATTTCTTGATTTT contains:
- a CDS encoding ABC transporter ATP-binding protein: MIIAKNIHKYYGDLHVLKSVDLHIKKKEIVSIVGASGAGKTTLLQILGTLDKPGKDKNSELLINGTDIYGLKSRELSKFRNKYIGFIFQFHQLLPEFTALENICIPAFIHKTPKKEAEDRAMELLEFLGLKNRASHKPGELSGGEQQRIAVARSLINNPAVIFADEPSGNLDSESAENLHQLFFRLRDEFDQTFVIVTHNEELANMADRKLTMVDGKIAPEIKNSI